The Blastomonas fulva genome contains a region encoding:
- a CDS encoding SDR family NAD(P)-dependent oxidoreductase, with amino-acid sequence MTDKIFEGQLALVTGASRGIGAATAKALAARGAHVILTGRTAKDLEAVEDAIFEAGGNATIAPLDLSDGESIARLAVAIGGRWEALDIMVLNAAMLGTLGPVPTIDGGEFNRLMTLNVLSAQAMIAHFDAMLRKSGHARVVALTSSVGAAPRAFWGAYGASKAALEVLLQSYGEEMRNIGKVRTAIVDPARTRTAMRAKAYPGEDPATVKEPEAVAEAIADLLASDFETNHRLVLQG; translated from the coding sequence ATGACCGATAAGATTTTCGAAGGCCAGCTGGCCCTTGTCACCGGTGCCAGCCGCGGCATCGGCGCCGCCACCGCCAAGGCACTTGCCGCGCGCGGGGCGCATGTCATCCTCACCGGGCGCACCGCCAAGGATCTGGAAGCCGTCGAGGACGCGATCTTCGAGGCGGGCGGCAATGCCACGATCGCACCGCTGGATCTCAGCGATGGCGAAAGCATCGCGCGGCTCGCGGTGGCGATCGGCGGCCGCTGGGAGGCGCTCGACATCATGGTGCTCAACGCTGCTATGCTGGGCACATTGGGCCCGGTGCCGACCATCGATGGCGGCGAATTCAACCGGCTGATGACCCTGAACGTGCTGAGCGCACAGGCGATGATCGCGCATTTCGATGCGATGCTGCGCAAGAGCGGCCATGCCCGGGTGGTCGCGCTGACCAGCTCGGTCGGCGCCGCGCCCCGCGCCTTCTGGGGGGCCTATGGCGCTTCCAAGGCCGCGCTTGAGGTGCTGCTGCAATCCTATGGCGAGGAAATGCGCAACATCGGCAAGGTGCGTACCGCCATCGTCGACCCCGCCCGCACCCGCACTGCGATGCGCGCCAAGGCCTATCCGGGCGAAGACCCTGCAACGGTCAAGGAACCCGAGGCAGTGGCAGAAGCGATCGCTGACCTGCTCGCCAGCGACTTCGAGACCAACCACCGGCTCGTTCTGCAGGGCTGA
- the purF gene encoding amidophosphoribosyltransferase yields MITTHPFEDDKLREECGVFGVAGAVDAAAMVALGLHALQHRGQEAAGISSFDGRFFHNHKALGHVAGNFDSEDIMRSLKGEWAIGHVRYATTGETALRNVQPLYAELASGGFAIAHNGNISNAMKLRHDLIRTGSIFQSTSDTETIIHLVATSRYRTLLDKFIDALKQVEGAYSLICLTDSGMIACRDPLGIRPLVMGKIGDTVIFASETVALDIVGADFVRSVDPGELVVVSGGEIRSHRPFAEKNSRPCIFEHVYFSRPDSIVDGSSVYTVRKAIGAQLAIENPVEADLVVPVPDSGTPAAIGYAQQSGLPFELGIIRSHYVGRTFIQPGDGVRHLGVKLKHNANRPLIDGKRIVLIDDSIVRGTTSLKIVQMMRDAGAAEVHMRIASPPTMHSCFYGVDTPERSKLLAAQKSIEEMRQFIQADSLSFVSINGLYRALGEAERLDNNPRYCDACFTGDYPTTLTDLAERDQPNQLTLLAERVAG; encoded by the coding sequence ATGATCACCACTCATCCTTTTGAAGACGACAAGCTGCGCGAGGAGTGCGGCGTTTTTGGCGTGGCAGGCGCCGTGGATGCGGCCGCGATGGTCGCGCTCGGCTTGCACGCGCTGCAGCACCGCGGCCAGGAAGCCGCCGGCATCAGCAGCTTTGACGGCCGCTTTTTCCACAACCACAAGGCGCTCGGCCATGTGGCGGGCAATTTCGATTCCGAAGACATCATGCGCTCGCTCAAGGGCGAATGGGCTATCGGCCATGTGCGCTATGCCACCACCGGCGAGACCGCGCTTCGCAACGTCCAGCCGCTCTATGCAGAGCTGGCCTCGGGCGGTTTTGCGATCGCGCACAACGGCAACATCTCCAATGCGATGAAGCTGCGGCACGACCTTATTCGCACCGGATCGATCTTCCAGTCGACCTCGGATACCGAGACGATCATCCATCTGGTCGCGACATCGCGCTATCGCACGCTGCTCGACAAGTTCATCGATGCGCTCAAGCAGGTAGAGGGCGCCTATTCGCTGATCTGCCTGACCGACAGCGGGATGATCGCCTGCCGCGATCCGCTGGGCATCCGCCCGCTGGTGATGGGCAAGATCGGCGACACGGTGATCTTCGCGTCGGAAACCGTTGCACTTGATATCGTCGGCGCAGATTTCGTGCGCAGCGTCGATCCGGGCGAACTGGTGGTGGTCAGCGGCGGCGAGATCCGGTCGCACCGTCCGTTTGCAGAGAAGAACTCGCGACCCTGCATCTTCGAGCATGTCTATTTCTCGCGCCCTGACTCGATCGTCGATGGCTCGTCGGTCTATACTGTGCGCAAGGCGATCGGCGCGCAGCTGGCGATCGAGAACCCAGTCGAGGCGGACCTTGTCGTCCCCGTACCCGACAGCGGCACGCCGGCCGCGATCGGCTATGCCCAGCAATCGGGACTGCCGTTCGAGCTCGGCATCATCCGCTCGCATTATGTCGGACGCACCTTCATCCAGCCTGGCGATGGCGTGCGCCATCTGGGAGTCAAGCTGAAGCACAATGCCAATCGTCCGCTGATCGACGGCAAACGCATCGTGCTGATCGACGATTCGATCGTGCGCGGCACCACTTCGCTCAAGATCGTGCAGATGATGCGCGATGCGGGCGCGGCCGAGGTGCACATGCGCATCGCGAGCCCGCCGACGATGCACAGCTGCTTCTATGGCGTCGATACGCCCGAACGGTCCAAGCTGCTCGCCGCACAGAAGTCGATCGAGGAAATGCGCCAGTTCATCCAGGCCGACAGCCTGTCGTTCGTATCGATCAACGGCCTGTACCGCGCACTGGGGGAAGCCGAGCGGCTGGACAACAATCCGCGTTACTGCGACGCCTGCTTTACCGGCGACTATCCCACCACGCTTACCGATCTGGCAGAGCGCGACCAGCCCAACCAGCTGACATTGCTGGCCGAACGAGTCGCCGGCTGA
- the hisI gene encoding phosphoribosyl-AMP cyclohydrolase, with the protein MSNPRETGLALDPKYDAAGLITAAVTDAASGALLMIAHMNAEALALTLETGEVHFWSRSRASLWKKGETSGHVLKLVELRIDCDQDAVWVVASPAGPTCHTGAPSCFYRKVMSDGTLERIA; encoded by the coding sequence ATGTCAAATCCGCGCGAGACCGGGCTGGCCCTGGACCCCAAATATGATGCCGCAGGGCTGATCACCGCCGCGGTCACCGATGCGGCCAGCGGCGCGCTGCTGATGATCGCGCACATGAACGCAGAGGCGCTGGCGCTGACGCTGGAAACCGGCGAGGTCCATTTCTGGTCACGCTCGCGCGCCAGCCTCTGGAAGAAGGGTGAGACCTCGGGCCATGTGCTCAAGCTTGTCGAGCTGCGGATCGATTGCGATCAGGATGCGGTGTGGGTGGTGGCATCGCCGGCTGGGCCCACCTGCCACACCGGCGCGCCTTCGTGCTTCTATCGCAAGGTGATGTCCGACGGCACGCTGGAGCGGATTGCGTGA
- a CDS encoding MerR family transcriptional regulator — protein sequence MHDRSTLGRIDTPDLQNRDSYTISDLSDEFGVTARALRFYEDEGLIAPERKGLTRVYSKRDRARLAWIMRAKNVGFSLGEIREMIDLYDIGDGRREQRRVTLQRCKERIALMRKQKKDIESSIQELSQFVKMVERVDREDLA from the coding sequence ATGCACGACCGTTCTACCCTTGGCCGCATCGACACTCCTGATCTGCAGAATCGGGACAGCTATACCATCTCCGATCTTTCGGACGAATTCGGCGTGACCGCGCGCGCGCTGCGGTTCTACGAGGACGAAGGCCTGATCGCTCCTGAGCGCAAGGGTCTGACCCGCGTCTATTCCAAGCGCGATCGTGCGCGGCTCGCCTGGATCATGCGCGCCAAGAATGTGGGCTTCAGCCTCGGCGAAATCCGCGAGATGATCGATCTGTACGACATCGGAGACGGCCGGCGCGAACAGCGCCGCGTCACGCTGCAGCGCTGCAAGGAACGCATCGCGCTGATGCGCAAGCAGAAGAAGGATATCGAAAGCTCGATCCAGGAGCTTTCGCAATTCGTGAAGATGGTCGAGCGGGTTGACCGCGAAGACCTGGCTTAA
- a CDS encoding acyl-CoA dehydrogenase C-terminal domain-containing protein, with translation MPKYTAPVRDTQFILTEVLGIEKYSNLPGFDNAAPDVLSAVLEEAGKFVEEVLFPLNQVGDQQGCTRHADGTVTTPDGFKEAYNQYCEAGWGTLAAPEEFGGQGMPHVVGIAFEEFMSSSNMAFAMYPGLTHGAVSAILAKGSQEQKEKYAPNMISGKWGGTMNLTEPHCGTDLGLIRTKAVPQPGGAYAITGTKIFISSGEHDLTENIIHLVLAKTPDAPDSVKGISLFIVPKFLVNEDGSLGERNAVSCGSIEHKMGIHGNSTCVMNYDGATGYLVGEENKGLAAMFIMMNAARLGVGGQGLSMGEVSYQNAVQYAGDRRQGRALTGAQDANEKADTLFVHPDVRRMLMEAKAINEGLRALILWGGLQVDLTHKSQTEEERVAADDIISLLTPVIKGYGTDKGYEIATNMQQVYGGHGYIAEWGMEQYVRDARIAMIYEGTNGVQAMDLVGRKLAQNGGRAVQTFFGILDSECAEAKGDERLADFASRLEKAAGELKAATMWFMQNGMANPNNVGAGAHSYMHIMGIVALGLMWLRMMRASIAALDAGTGNAVFYETKLKTARYFAERIMPDAGALRRKIEAGSEAIMALEPELFAAA, from the coding sequence ATGCCCAAGTACACCGCCCCCGTGCGCGACACCCAGTTCATCCTGACCGAGGTTCTGGGGATCGAGAAATATTCCAACCTCCCGGGCTTCGATAACGCCGCGCCCGACGTGCTGTCCGCCGTACTCGAGGAAGCCGGCAAGTTCGTCGAGGAAGTACTGTTCCCCTTGAACCAGGTCGGCGACCAGCAGGGCTGCACCCGCCACGCGGATGGCACCGTCACCACCCCCGACGGCTTCAAGGAAGCCTATAACCAGTATTGTGAAGCGGGCTGGGGCACGCTGGCTGCGCCCGAAGAGTTCGGCGGACAGGGCATGCCGCATGTCGTAGGCATCGCGTTCGAGGAGTTCATGTCGTCGAGCAACATGGCGTTTGCCATGTACCCGGGCCTCACCCACGGCGCGGTTTCGGCGATCCTCGCCAAGGGCAGCCAGGAGCAGAAGGAGAAGTACGCTCCCAACATGATCAGCGGCAAATGGGGCGGCACGATGAACCTGACCGAGCCGCATTGTGGAACGGACCTGGGTCTCATCCGCACCAAGGCGGTGCCGCAGCCCGGTGGCGCCTATGCGATCACTGGTACCAAGATCTTCATCTCGTCGGGCGAGCATGACCTGACCGAGAACATCATCCACCTCGTCCTGGCCAAGACCCCCGATGCGCCCGACAGCGTCAAGGGCATCTCGCTGTTCATTGTGCCCAAGTTCCTCGTCAACGAGGATGGCTCGCTGGGTGAGCGCAATGCGGTGTCGTGCGGATCGATCGAGCACAAGATGGGCATCCACGGCAACTCGACCTGCGTCATGAACTATGACGGCGCGACCGGATATCTGGTGGGCGAAGAGAACAAGGGTCTGGCCGCGATGTTCATCATGATGAACGCCGCGCGCCTCGGCGTCGGCGGGCAGGGCCTGTCGATGGGCGAAGTTTCGTACCAGAACGCGGTGCAGTACGCCGGCGATCGCCGCCAGGGCCGCGCGCTCACCGGTGCGCAGGATGCCAACGAAAAGGCCGACACGCTGTTCGTTCACCCCGATGTGCGGCGCATGCTGATGGAAGCCAAGGCGATCAACGAGGGTCTGCGCGCGCTGATCCTATGGGGCGGCCTGCAGGTCGACCTGACGCACAAATCGCAGACCGAGGAAGAGCGCGTCGCCGCCGACGATATCATCAGCCTGCTCACCCCGGTGATCAAGGGTTACGGCACCGACAAGGGCTACGAGATCGCCACCAACATGCAGCAGGTCTATGGCGGCCACGGCTATATCGCCGAATGGGGCATGGAACAGTATGTCCGCGATGCCCGCATCGCGATGATCTACGAAGGCACCAACGGCGTGCAGGCGATGGACCTTGTCGGTCGCAAGCTCGCTCAGAACGGTGGCCGCGCGGTGCAGACCTTCTTCGGCATCCTCGACAGCGAATGCGCCGAAGCCAAGGGCGATGAACGCCTCGCCGATTTCGCCAGCCGCCTCGAAAAGGCCGCGGGCGAGCTCAAGGCCGCGACGATGTGGTTCATGCAGAACGGCATGGCCAACCCCAACAACGTTGGCGCGGGTGCGCACAGCTACATGCACATCATGGGCATCGTGGCGCTGGGCCTGATGTGGCTGCGGATGATGCGTGCTTCGATCGCCGCGCTCGATGCAGGCACGGGCAACGCCGTGTTCTACGAAACCAAGCTCAAGACCGCGCGCTACTTCGCTGAGCGGATCATGCCAGATGCCGGCGCGCTGCGCCGCAAGATCGAAGCGGGATCCGAGGCGATCATGGCGCTCGAACCCGAGCTTTTTGCCGCCGCATAA
- the cysK gene encoding cysteine synthase A — MIASSILETIGKTPHVRINRLFGDAQVWIKSERTNPGGSIKDRIALAMIEAAEADGSLQPGGTIIEPTSGNTGVGLAMVAAVKGYRLVLVMPESMSIERRRLMLAYGATFDLTPREKGMKGAIERAQELVDATPGSWMPQQFENPANIAVHVRTTALEILADFADSPIDALITGVGTGGHITGCAEELKKHWPNLKVYAVEPTLSPVISGGQPGPHPIQGIGAGFIPGNLHTKLIDGVIQVDPADAKQMARRSASEEGMLVGISSGATLAAIAQKLPELPAGSRVMGFNYDTGERYLSVPDFLPE, encoded by the coding sequence ATGATCGCATCGAGCATCCTCGAGACCATCGGAAAGACCCCGCACGTCCGCATCAACCGGCTGTTCGGTGACGCGCAGGTCTGGATCAAGTCGGAGCGGACCAATCCGGGCGGATCGATCAAGGACCGCATCGCGCTCGCCATGATCGAGGCGGCCGAGGCGGACGGTTCGCTGCAGCCCGGCGGCACGATCATCGAGCCGACATCGGGCAACACCGGCGTGGGCCTCGCGATGGTCGCGGCGGTCAAGGGCTACAGGCTGGTGCTCGTGATGCCCGAGAGCATGTCGATCGAGCGGCGGCGGCTGATGCTGGCCTATGGCGCGACGTTCGACCTCACCCCGCGCGAAAAGGGCATGAAGGGCGCGATCGAGCGTGCACAGGAACTGGTCGATGCGACGCCGGGATCGTGGATGCCGCAGCAGTTCGAGAACCCTGCCAACATCGCGGTGCATGTCCGCACCACCGCGCTCGAGATACTCGCCGATTTCGCGGATTCGCCGATCGATGCGCTGATCACCGGGGTAGGCACCGGCGGCCACATCACCGGCTGTGCCGAAGAGCTCAAGAAGCACTGGCCGAACCTGAAGGTTTATGCGGTAGAGCCGACGCTGTCGCCGGTGATCTCGGGCGGCCAGCCCGGCCCGCACCCGATCCAGGGCATCGGCGCAGGATTCATCCCCGGCAACCTGCACACCAAGCTGATCGACGGCGTGATCCAGGTGGATCCTGCCGATGCCAAGCAGATGGCGCGCCGGTCGGCGAGCGAGGAAGGGATGCTGGTCGGCATCTCTTCGGGCGCAACGCTGGCGGCGATCGCGCAGAAGCTGCCCGAACTACCTGCTGGCTCACGGGTGATGGGTTTCAATTACGACACCGGCGAGCGCTACCTGTCGGTACCCGACTTCCTGCCGGAGTAA
- a CDS encoding MFS transporter — MDNPAAPHPFTIANYRAYWLTRLASMLALYCMMLIVGWQAYNIARETMDIASSSARLGMIGLLQFAPLFVLTPLVGWIADRMDRRFVARTVLLCQAGIAATLAWTTANDLISLPILYMIAALLGTARAFLGPSLSALAPNLVPKASLPTAIALSSIAWQSGMLVGPAMAGPLYAIRPDLPYIVSACLYTLAAVAMMTVGEVPRTIMAKGKGPIAQIIDGMAYVGQNKLVLGVITLDLFAVFLAGSTALLPVFARDILKVGEQGLSLLASAPAAGAALVALVFSFRPIRTNVGNKMLASVFLFGLVTIVFGFSKILIVSMACLFVAGAADMFSVYVRQSLIQLNTPDDKRGRVSAVSLLTVSASNELGDAFSGMLAWLIGPVAAVVAGGGGAIVITALWARLFPQIGAARSFDPAEEEAHSQSHAPEQPAPSAGETIS; from the coding sequence ATGGACAATCCCGCCGCCCCCCACCCCTTCACCATCGCCAATTATCGCGCCTATTGGCTGACCCGGCTGGCGTCGATGCTGGCGCTGTATTGCATGATGCTGATCGTCGGCTGGCAGGCGTACAACATCGCGCGCGAGACGATGGATATCGCATCGAGCTCGGCGCGGCTGGGGATGATCGGGCTGCTGCAGTTCGCGCCGCTGTTCGTGCTGACCCCGCTGGTCGGCTGGATCGCGGACCGGATGGACCGGCGCTTTGTCGCGCGCACCGTGCTGCTGTGCCAGGCCGGTATCGCCGCGACTTTGGCGTGGACCACGGCGAACGACCTGATCAGCCTGCCGATCCTCTACATGATCGCCGCGCTGCTGGGCACGGCGCGCGCGTTTCTGGGCCCATCGCTGAGCGCGCTCGCGCCCAATCTGGTGCCCAAGGCGTCGCTGCCCACCGCCATCGCATTGTCATCGATCGCCTGGCAATCGGGGATGCTGGTGGGCCCGGCGATGGCGGGCCCGCTCTACGCGATCCGCCCCGACCTGCCCTATATCGTCAGCGCCTGCCTCTACACACTGGCGGCGGTGGCGATGATGACCGTCGGCGAGGTTCCGCGCACGATCATGGCCAAGGGCAAGGGGCCGATCGCGCAGATCATCGATGGCATGGCCTATGTTGGCCAGAACAAGCTCGTGCTGGGCGTGATCACGCTCGATCTGTTCGCAGTGTTCCTCGCAGGCTCGACCGCGCTGCTGCCGGTCTTTGCGCGCGACATCCTCAAGGTTGGCGAGCAGGGATTGTCGCTTCTGGCATCGGCGCCTGCGGCAGGTGCGGCGCTGGTCGCGCTGGTGTTTTCCTTCCGCCCGATCCGCACCAATGTCGGCAACAAGATGCTGGCGAGCGTCTTCCTGTTCGGGTTGGTGACGATCGTTTTCGGTTTCAGCAAGATTCTGATCGTCTCGATGGCGTGCCTGTTCGTCGCGGGCGCGGCCGATATGTTCAGCGTGTATGTCCGCCAGTCGCTTATCCAGCTGAACACGCCCGACGACAAGCGCGGCCGCGTTTCTGCGGTGTCGCTGCTCACCGTGTCGGCGTCGAACGAACTGGGCGACGCGTTCTCGGGCATGCTCGCCTGGCTGATCGGCCCCGTCGCGGCGGTTGTGGCAGGCGGCGGCGGTGCTATAGTCATCACCGCGCTGTGGGCCCGGCTGTTTCCGCAGATCGGTGCAGCGCGCAGCTTCGATCCTGCCGAGGAAGAAGCCCACTCCCAATCCCATGCGCCGGAACAACCGGCGCCCTCTGCAGGAGAGACCATATCATGA
- a CDS encoding DUF885 domain-containing protein yields MNWSKKLLAAASLAVMATACSVAPSDQPAASEKTTGIDTASDWGKFVDTFLTGYFPRNPDFAVYQGRHEFDGKLPDWSEKGLADQIAFLEKTLADAQGMDPASLAGDHRFERDYLIAVVRGKLFWLKQADWPHRNPAFYTGTLDPSVYVTRPYADVDTRAKAFIAYARGVPKAAEQIRANLKTPLDPYAIDYGVNAFGGYATFFTSDARAAFADVSDDAIRADLEAATAEASKAMQGLADWLKAEKATAKVGYALGSELFSQMLVATEMVDLPISELKAIGEADLKRNQDALATACAQFAPGATMADCMAKLSLDKPQDGPVAEARRQLPELRAFLVDKDLVSIPGTEEAKVEESPPYNRQNSAYIDIPGPYEKGLPSVYYISPPDPSWAPEVQAEYIPPKKDLLFTSVHEVWPGHFLNFLHANRAKSFFGRLFVGYAYAEGWAHYTEEMMWEAGLGKGDPEVHIGQLANALLRNCRYLSAIGLHTGGMTVEQSLTMFREQCYIDEGNARQQALRGTYDPGYLNYTLGKLMIRKLRADWTAGKGGRDAWKAFHDAFLSYGGPPVPMVRAAMMEEKSAKAVF; encoded by the coding sequence ATGAACTGGTCGAAAAAGCTCCTCGCTGCCGCATCTCTCGCCGTGATGGCGACCGCGTGCAGCGTTGCTCCGTCGGATCAGCCCGCCGCCTCGGAAAAGACCACGGGCATCGACACCGCATCCGACTGGGGCAAGTTCGTCGACACCTTCCTCACCGGCTATTTTCCGCGCAACCCGGATTTCGCGGTCTATCAGGGGCGGCACGAATTCGATGGCAAGCTGCCCGACTGGTCCGAAAAGGGGCTCGCCGACCAGATCGCGTTCCTGGAAAAGACGCTGGCGGATGCGCAGGGAATGGACCCGGCCAGTCTTGCCGGCGATCACCGGTTCGAACGCGATTATCTGATCGCGGTGGTGCGCGGAAAGCTGTTCTGGCTCAAGCAGGCGGACTGGCCGCACCGCAACCCGGCGTTCTACACCGGAACGCTCGACCCGTCGGTCTATGTCACGCGGCCCTATGCTGATGTCGACACCCGCGCCAAGGCGTTCATCGCCTATGCCCGCGGCGTGCCCAAGGCGGCAGAGCAGATTCGCGCCAACCTGAAGACCCCGCTCGACCCCTATGCGATCGACTATGGGGTTAATGCGTTCGGCGGCTATGCCACCTTCTTCACCAGCGATGCCCGCGCCGCCTTTGCCGATGTCAGCGACGATGCGATCCGCGCCGATCTCGAAGCCGCCACCGCCGAGGCGAGCAAGGCGATGCAGGGCCTGGCCGACTGGTTGAAGGCCGAGAAGGCCACCGCAAAGGTCGGCTATGCGCTGGGCAGCGAGCTGTTTTCGCAGATGCTGGTCGCGACCGAAATGGTCGACCTTCCGATCAGCGAACTGAAGGCGATCGGTGAGGCCGATCTCAAGCGCAACCAGGATGCGCTGGCGACCGCCTGCGCGCAGTTCGCCCCTGGCGCGACGATGGCCGATTGCATGGCGAAGCTTTCGCTCGACAAGCCCCAGGACGGTCCGGTGGCCGAAGCGCGTCGGCAGTTGCCCGAACTGCGCGCGTTCCTGGTCGACAAGGATCTGGTCTCGATTCCGGGGACCGAAGAGGCGAAGGTCGAGGAATCACCGCCGTACAACCGGCAGAACTCGGCCTATATCGATATTCCAGGGCCTTACGAGAAAGGCCTGCCTTCGGTCTATTACATCTCGCCGCCCGATCCATCATGGGCGCCCGAGGTGCAGGCCGAATACATCCCGCCCAAGAAGGATCTGCTGTTCACCAGCGTGCACGAAGTGTGGCCTGGCCACTTCCTCAACTTCCTCCATGCCAACCGCGCCAAGTCGTTCTTCGGGCGGCTGTTCGTCGGCTATGCCTATGCCGAGGGCTGGGCGCATTATACCGAGGAGATGATGTGGGAAGCGGGCCTGGGCAAGGGCGATCCCGAAGTCCATATCGGCCAGCTTGCCAACGCGCTGCTGCGCAACTGCCGCTATCTCTCCGCGATCGGGCTGCACACCGGCGGCATGACGGTCGAGCAGTCGCTGACCATGTTCCGCGAGCAATGCTATATCGACGAAGGCAATGCGCGCCAGCAGGCGCTGCGCGGCACCTATGACCCGGGCTATCTCAACTACACGCTGGGCAAGCTGATGATCCGCAAGCTGCGCGCCGACTGGACTGCCGGCAAGGGCGGGCGCGATGCGTGGAAGGCGTTCCACGACGCGTTCCTCTCTTATGGCGGCCCCCCGGTGCCGATGGTGCGCGCCGCGATGATGGAAGAGAAGAGTGCCAAGGCGGTGTTTTGA
- a CDS encoding EI24 domain-containing protein, whose protein sequence is MLTAFFKSLAQLGDRAILGALAWTLALAALIFALTGWGLWQGLAWAMASYGGPLSGYAEWTGVLAVVATIIAFWFWWRVVAIAVLQLFADRIVIAVERKHYPQAAASARDLPWGPSLAMALRSLGRALLYNAIALPFALVLLFTGVGAPMLFLGVNAVLVGRDLDEMVSARHPGLAAEPSPRTSRFVLGLIANLLLLVPLVNLFAPIIAAAMATHLFHQRRT, encoded by the coding sequence ATGCTGACCGCCTTCTTCAAGAGCCTGGCGCAACTGGGCGATCGCGCCATCCTGGGCGCGCTGGCGTGGACGCTCGCGCTGGCCGCGCTGATCTTCGCGCTGACCGGCTGGGGGTTGTGGCAGGGTCTGGCCTGGGCAATGGCCAGCTATGGCGGGCCGCTGTCCGGCTATGCCGAATGGACCGGAGTGCTGGCAGTGGTCGCCACCATCATCGCCTTCTGGTTCTGGTGGCGCGTCGTGGCGATTGCGGTGCTGCAGCTGTTCGCCGACCGCATCGTCATCGCGGTCGAACGCAAACATTACCCGCAGGCTGCCGCCAGCGCGCGCGATCTGCCCTGGGGGCCGTCGCTGGCAATGGCGCTGCGCTCGCTGGGTCGGGCGCTGCTGTACAACGCGATCGCGTTGCCCTTCGCGCTGGTGCTGCTGTTCACCGGCGTGGGTGCGCCGATGCTGTTCCTTGGCGTGAACGCGGTTCTGGTCGGGCGCGACCTAGACGAGATGGTTTCCGCACGGCATCCGGGGCTGGCGGCAGAGCCCTCGCCCCGGACCAGCCGTTTCGTGCTTGGGCTGATTGCCAATCTGCTGCTGCTCGTCCCCTTGGTCAATCTGTTCGCACCGATTATAGCCGCGGCGATGGCCACGCACCTTTTCCACCAGCGCCGGACCTGA
- a CDS encoding adenosine kinase, giving the protein MTSPRFDVLAIGNAIVDVMAPADDALLANEGLTKGGMMLIDADRATSLYAAMGPAQEISGGSAANTLAGLAGMGCKCAFIGQVADDQLGEVFAHDVRALGIDYATPVRAGDDTPTARCLILVTPDGQRTMNTFLGASQFLPASALDPKMIADAAVLYLEGYLWDPEEPRAAMRAAIDAARSAGRKVAFTLSDAFVIDRHRADFLDLLDKGQIDILFANEAEICSLAQIDDFDGAVAAISAKLPTLVVTRSEHGAIAVHEGARFAVPAEPIDKVVDTTGAGDLFAAGFLAGQAQGKDVETSLRMGAIAAAEIISHFGARSAADLKALVAQKLG; this is encoded by the coding sequence ATGACCAGCCCCCGTTTTGATGTCCTTGCCATCGGTAACGCCATTGTCGATGTCATGGCCCCCGCCGACGATGCCCTGCTCGCCAATGAAGGCCTGACCAAGGGCGGCATGATGCTGATCGACGCCGATCGCGCGACCTCTCTCTACGCGGCGATGGGCCCGGCGCAGGAAATCAGCGGCGGCTCGGCTGCCAACACGCTCGCGGGCCTTGCCGGAATGGGCTGCAAGTGCGCGTTCATCGGCCAGGTCGCCGACGACCAGCTGGGCGAAGTGTTCGCGCACGACGTTCGCGCGCTGGGCATCGATTATGCGACCCCCGTGCGCGCCGGCGACGACACCCCGACCGCGCGCTGCCTGATCCTGGTCACCCCCGATGGCCAGCGCACGATGAACACCTTTCTTGGCGCCTCGCAGTTCCTGCCCGCCAGCGCGCTCGACCCCAAGATGATTGCGGACGCCGCGGTGCTGTATCTCGAAGGCTATCTGTGGGATCCCGAAGAGCCGCGCGCCGCGATGCGTGCCGCCATTGATGCTGCACGGTCGGCAGGCCGCAAGGTCGCCTTCACGTTGTCCGATGCGTTCGTGATCGATCGCCACCGCGCCGACTTCCTCGATCTGCTCGACAAGGGCCAGATCGACATCCTGTTCGCCAACGAGGCGGAAATCTGCTCGCTGGCGCAGATCGACGACTTTGACGGCGCCGTCGCGGCGATCTCTGCCAAGCTGCCGACTCTGGTCGTCACCCGCAGCGAGCATGGCGCGATCGCGGTGCATGAAGGGGCGCGTTTTGCCGTGCCTGCCGAGCCGATCGACAAGGTGGTCGACACCACCGGCGCGGGCGATCTGTTCGCCGCCGGTTTCCTTGCCGGTCAGGCGCAGGGCAAGGACGTGGAAACGTCCTTGCGGATGGGCGCGATCGCCGCGGCCGAAATCATCTCGCATTTCGGCGCACGCTCGGCCGCCGACCTGAAGGCGCTGGTTGCACAGAAGCTGGGCTGA